The following nucleotide sequence is from Campylobacter concisus.
AGATATAACTTTAATAGGTAAAGATACTCTAACTCTAGATCAAGACTCTAACAATAACGAAACAGTAGCTGATATCTCAGCTTTACAACAAGCCATCTTAAAAGGAACAGATCTTAATGCTCTAGAAGAAACTGCTGCAGGTGGTCCACAAGCAGGTAATGCTGGTGGAGATGGTGTAAGCCTTGGTGCTGCTAGCTTTGCTGAAGGAGGCCACATTAGTAACATAAATGCTAATGTAGCAAGCATAGATGCTTTAGCTCTAGCAGGAGCTGCAGATAATGCTCTTGGTGTAAGTGGAGGAAGTGCTGCTACTGGGGCTGGTGCTGGAGTTCTACCTAGATTTAGCATAAACATAACTTCTTCAGATACTATGGAAGGTGGTGTTATGACTTACAGGCTATCCTTGCCTACTACCTTGACATCTAGACCTACTACATTAAATTTAAACTTTAGTGGCGGAGTAGCTGGAGTAGATTATAATGCAAACTCTGTAGAGTATTCTCTTGATGGTATCAACTGGACGCGTGGCACTATCGTAAATCTTGCCGATGCAAACCAAATCAATAACCTTCGAGTAAAAGTAGAAACAATAAACAACTACGGACTTAAAGGCGTTGATCTAGCTAATAATCCTACTCAGATGGGTGCTAATCAGAACCAAGGCGAACAAGATGGAAGTAAGTATTCTGATATAAATGGAGTTCAGTACGGTATATATAAAAGAAAACTAACCCTAAATGTAACTACAGATAACGAAGAGATCGCTAACTCTCAAGCTGACGGCAAAATCGTTGATAATGATGACTATGTAAATATAAACCAAGGACTCAATGGAAATAGTATCCTAACTGGAGCCGGCGAAGACACACTAAATATGAATGCCGGTGAATACAAAAATTCTTATATAAATTTAGAAAATGGCGATGATGTAGTAAATATCAAATCTGGTGCCACCGTTACTAATACTGAAATAGGGGTTCATGGCGGAAAGGATTTTATAACCTTAGAAAAAGGTGCCACATTGGATCATGCTAGAGTTATTATGGGGGATGATGAAGATACGCTAAATATAAATGGTACTGTTAAAGGAGGTACTCATATAAATTTAGATAATGGTGATGATATTTTAAATATAGGTGAAGGTGCTGAAATTTCTGCTTCTGACATTCAAACAGGTGATAGTGATCAAGCAGATAAAGATAAGATAAATATCGCCAACAAAGTTACTGTGAAAGACTGGGCTGATATACAAGGTGGCAGTGGAGATGATAAAATTGAAGCTGGCGATGATTTAATTCTTAGCAATACTTCTGGCATACACGGCGACTGGGGAAATAATGGAGACATTAAAAATAATGATGGCGATGGAAACGATAAAATCACAATAGGTAAAAATTTACAAATGAGTGGTGGCTCTGTAATAAGTGGCGGCGGCGGCACTGATGAAATTACTATCGGTGATAACGCAAACATCAGTGACTCGACTATCCAAGGCGGAGCTGGTAACGATAAAATTTCTATAAACAATGGAAAAATTACTAACAGCAATATACTTGGCGATGGTGGAGTTATGAATGGTTCACAAAGATCAGGAAATGACCAGATAACTATTTCAGGTGCAAGGACTGAATTAAATAGCGTAAATATAGATACCGGTGATGCTAATGCTAATGCGGTTGGCGGGGCTAAAGATACTGTAAAAATCGAGGATGCGAAACTTAAGTACACTAATATTGTGTCCGGTAATGGTAATGATGATATAACCATAACCGGAAACGCAAATTTAACCGGTGGATTCAATAGGAGCGGAAGCGGTGACGATACTATAACGGTAAGCGGCAATGCAATCTTAAACAACACGTATCTTCAAGGGGAACAAGGTAGCGATACTATAACTATAAGCGACAATGTTAAGGCTAAAGGTGGTAATTTTAACACTGGAGCCGGAGCGGATGATAAGATAGAAATCAAAGATAATGCCGAGTTGGATGGCACTACATTGCAGTTTGAAGGCGGTGAATCAACAGATAAAGCTACTCTAAACGTAACCGGAAACGCCGTATTAAAAGATATAACGATACAAGCTTCTCAATCTCTAGGCAAGCAATATATGAATTTCCATCAAAGCGGCGAAGCTAGAGTAAAGAGCCTTATGGGTAGCCAAAATAAAGACGTTATAGATATAGCGGGCGACTTTACTTATACTAACGTCGGCAATAATCTTCAAACTCACGGTGGAGATGATGAGATAAAGATGCACGGCGGAGCTACGGTAAAATTCAAAGCAGATATGGGCGATGGTAAAGATACTTTAACAATAGATAATGCTACATTTAAAGATTCTCTTGTGAATATGGATGGCGGTAACGACGAGATAAATATAAATGCCGGAGCAAATTTAACCGGCACGAGAATTTATACCGGCGACGGCAATGATACTGTGAATGTAAGGGGCGGTACGTTTAGCGAAGCAGAGATCGGACTAGAGAAGGGTAAAAATGAAGTAAATATAGAGTCCGGTGCGGTATTTGGCGACCAAGATGCTCGTCTTAACGGCTTTAGGGAGCATAAAACTTATATAAGATCAGATCATGGAAATGATTCAGAAGATACCATAAACGTTAAAGCAGGCGCTACCGTCAAAAACGCCGAAATACAAACTTACGGTGGAAAAGATATTCTTAATGTAGATGGTTCTATCACAAATTCTAATGTTGATTTGGGCTCAGGCTACGATGAGGTAAATATAAATTCTGGAGCGACTATAGATAATGTTTCTATAAAAACTGGCGGTGGCGTAGGTAAAGTCAATATCAATGCTGGAGCGACAGTGAAGAAGGTTGATGTAACTACCGGAGCTGAGAATGACATAGTAAACATTGGTAGCGATATCACTGCGCCAGCGACTACACCATCTGCTACTCAGTCAAACATCAACACTGGTGCTGGTTCTGATACCGTAAATATAGCTAGTGGAGTAACACTCACT
It contains:
- a CDS encoding beta strand repeat-containing protein codes for the protein DITLIGKDTLTLDQDSNNNETVADISALQQAILKGTDLNALEETAAGGPQAGNAGGDGVSLGAASFAEGGHISNINANVASIDALALAGAADNALGVSGGSAATGAGAGVLPRFSINITSSDTMEGGVMTYRLSLPTTLTSRPTTLNLNFSGGVAGVDYNANSVEYSLDGINWTRGTIVNLADANQINNLRVKVETINNYGLKGVDLANNPTQMGANQNQGEQDGSKYSDINGVQYGIYKRKLTLNVTTDNEEIANSQADGKIVDNDDYVNINQGLNGNSILTGAGEDTLNMNAGEYKNSYINLENGDDVVNIKSGATVTNTEIGVHGGKDFITLEKGATLDHARVIMGDDEDTLNINGTVKGGTHINLDNGDDILNIGEGAEISASDIQTGDSDQADKDKINIANKVTVKDWADIQGGSGDDKIEAGDDLILSNTSGIHGDWGNNGDIKNNDGDGNDKITIGKNLQMSGGSVISGGGGTDEITIGDNANISDSTIQGGAGNDKISINNGKITNSNILGDGGVMNGSQRSGNDQITISGARTELNSVNIDTGDANANAVGGAKDTVKIEDAKLKYTNIVSGNGNDDITITGNANLTGGFNRSGSGDDTITVSGNAILNNTYLQGEQGSDTITISDNVKAKGGNFNTGAGADDKIEIKDNAELDGTTLQFEGGESTDKATLNVTGNAVLKDITIQASQSLGKQYMNFHQSGEARVKSLMGSQNKDVIDIAGDFTYTNVGNNLQTHGGDDEIKMHGGATVKFKADMGDGKDTLTIDNATFKDSLVNMDGGNDEININAGANLTGTRIYTGDGNDTVNVRGGTFSEAEIGLEKGKNEVNIESGAVFGDQDARLNGFREHKTYIRSDHGNDSEDTINVKAGATVKNAEIQTYGGKDILNVDGSITNSNVDLGSGYDEVNINSGATIDNVSIKTGGGVGKVNINAGATVKKVDVTTGAENDIVNIGSDITAPATTPSATQSNINTGAGSDTVNIASGVTLTRTVIQMGAGEDTIELKGNSNTDRITFKGSTLYTDDAGYTANETDRVTITNTTFMKSDDGRLSSVITGGGSDEITVKEGTIFQDDSFIAAGTGADKIYLNSGSTFNSSRVYGDNADDNINGGNDQIYVNGAVFNGKNENGSIHGGIFAGGGDDEIFVNSGIFNDANIEGGIGNDLISIKQGVNLNNTTINGGTGDDTLKIADDTLDFSKVKNIEKLDLTEGSHNINLSAKDVLDMTDDRNKLRIDGDGNDNLALKSNGWLASGTTTADGIDYNVYTNTVGGKTVTLEVQQNQVHVDI